One window from the genome of Choloepus didactylus isolate mChoDid1 chromosome 2, mChoDid1.pri, whole genome shotgun sequence encodes:
- the HES4 gene encoding transcription factor HES-4 isoform X1, with amino-acid sequence MPADTPEKPSALPLTAAPASTSRTPNKPRIAAEHRKSSKPVMEKRRRARINDSLAQLKTLILDTLRKEPAGSLRPEFPPFEVGESGHPGDDGEASAEPAARAGDSRAQRRPRCPGQVPRRLQRVSGRGEPFPGQLRGRPSRRALPPARPPGGLPGPTGALASPGAGGLCGPTAAARAGWPLPLAGLRGRLRAPAGPDPAAPCRPLRWTAASQRALEAMAAVRPRAVPGPRPFAKTVSREYLFLEAEWKVFFCLFVFLIQTGNAFVEGVCGPECGLESARGAWRGARESVREASGGFPPPHPSDAGVCASLAGGLPVGPGYGRPLRRSVSAPPRPVRACARDGFAWVCAGARDPPWGVGCEGSPRGPGRKVTAPEFPKMRRSVGREPRTSGRIGL; translated from the exons ATGCCCGCAGACACACCGGAGAAGCCGAGCGCCTTGCCGCTCACCGCAGCGCCGGCCAGCACCAGCCGGACCCCAAACAAGCCCCGGATCGCGGCCGAGCACCGCAAG TCCTCCAAGCCGGTGATGGAGAAGCGGCGCCGAGCGCGCATCAACGACAGCCTCGCCCAGCTCAAGACCCTCATCCTGGACACCCTCAGGAAAGAG CCTGCCGGGTCCCTGCGCCCAGAGTTCCCGCCATTCGAAGTTGGAGAAAGCGGACATCCTGGAGATGACGGTGAGGCATCTGCAGAGCCTGCGGCGCGTGCAGGTGACAG CCGCGCTCAACGCCGACCCCGCTGTCCTGGGCAAGTACCGCGCCGGCTTCAACGAGTGTCTGGCCGAGGTGAGCCGTTTCCTGGCCAGCTGCGAGGGCGTCCCAGCCGACGTGCGCTCCCGCCTGCTCGGCCACCTGGCGGCCTGCCTGGGCCAACTGGGGCCCTCGCGTCGCCCGGCGCCGGAGGCCTATGCGGGCCGACCGCTGCTGCCCGCGCTGGATGGCCCCTTCCCCTTGCTGGGCTCCGGGGCCGCCTTCGTGCTCCTGCCGGGCCTGACCCCGCCGCCCCCTGCCGCCCCCTGCGCTGGACCGCAGCGTCGCAGCGCGCCCTGGAGGCCATGGCTGCGGTGAGGCCGCGCGCTGTTCCAGGGCCGAGGCCCTTTGCCAAAACTGTTTCCCGAGAATATTTATTTCTAGAGGCTGAGTGGaaagtttttttctgtttgtttgtttttttaattcaaacgGGAAATGCCTTTGTGGAAGGTGTTTGCGGACCGGAGTGCGGTTTGGAGAGCGCTCGCGGCGCATGGCGCGGAGCGCGCGAATCAGTCAGAGAAGCGTCCGGGGGATTCCCGCCGCCGCACCCCTCGGATGCAGGGGTCTGCGCCTCTCTCGCTGGTGGGCTCCCCGTGGGGCCGGGCTACGGGCGGCCCCTCCGTCGCTCTGTttccgccccgccccgcccagtCCGCGCCTGCGCCCGGGATGGCTTTGCTTGGGTCTGTGCGGGAGCCAGAGACCCGCCTTGGGGTGTGGGTTGTGAGGGGTCCCCGCGAGGCCCGGGCAGGAAGGTAACAGCTCCCGAGTTCCCGAAGATGCGCCGCAGTGTGGGAAGGGAGCCGCGCACGAGCGGGCGGATTGGCTTGTAA
- the HES4 gene encoding transcription factor HES-4 isoform X2 — MPADTPEKPSALPLTAAPASTSRTPNKPRIAAEHRKSSKPVMEKRRRARINDSLAQLKTLILDTLRKESSRHSKLEKADILEMTVRHLQSLRRVQVTAALNADPAVLGKYRAGFNECLAEVSRFLASCEGVPADVRSRLLGHLAACLGQLGPSRRPAPEAYAGRPLLPALDGPFPLLGSGAAFVLLPGLTPPPPAAPCAGPQRRSAPWRPWLR, encoded by the exons ATGCCCGCAGACACACCGGAGAAGCCGAGCGCCTTGCCGCTCACCGCAGCGCCGGCCAGCACCAGCCGGACCCCAAACAAGCCCCGGATCGCGGCCGAGCACCGCAAG TCCTCCAAGCCGGTGATGGAGAAGCGGCGCCGAGCGCGCATCAACGACAGCCTCGCCCAGCTCAAGACCCTCATCCTGGACACCCTCAGGAAAGAG AGTTCCCGCCATTCGAAGTTGGAGAAAGCGGACATCCTGGAGATGACGGTGAGGCATCTGCAGAGCCTGCGGCGCGTGCAGGTGACAG CCGCGCTCAACGCCGACCCCGCTGTCCTGGGCAAGTACCGCGCCGGCTTCAACGAGTGTCTGGCCGAGGTGAGCCGTTTCCTGGCCAGCTGCGAGGGCGTCCCAGCCGACGTGCGCTCCCGCCTGCTCGGCCACCTGGCGGCCTGCCTGGGCCAACTGGGGCCCTCGCGTCGCCCGGCGCCGGAGGCCTATGCGGGCCGACCGCTGCTGCCCGCGCTGGATGGCCCCTTCCCCTTGCTGGGCTCCGGGGCCGCCTTCGTGCTCCTGCCGGGCCTGACCCCGCCGCCCCCTGCCGCCCCCTGCGCTGGACCGCAGCGTCGCAGCGCGCCCTGGAGGCCATGGCTGCGGTGA